Within Haematobia irritans isolate KBUSLIRL chromosome 2, ASM5000362v1, whole genome shotgun sequence, the genomic segment CTctggctatataaaaataacacacacgaaaattacgatttttaaagatattggcaTGATagttcaaaaagttatttccgttgtaagttttgccaaaattttatttttataacatttattcaaatcaatttttatttcgatagaatttaaaattttatttcaacaaaaattttgtcaacattttatttctatagaaatttttatcaacattttatttttgtagaaaatgttgtcaaaatgttatttctatagaaacttttatcaaaattttcgttctatacattttttcgacattttatttctatgaaaaattttgtcggaattttatttctatgaaaatttttattttcttttctatagaaaattttgtcaaaattttctatagaaaagaatttttgaagtactaccaaaacaacaagaattctaccaatctaccaaacagtaaaaaaatctaccatttttggtggaATTCAATCAACCTATGGCAACCGTGGCCTCtacacaattttcgattttgggaGGTAACATACGgcaaaatagaaagaaattaCAGAAAACTAGTAATCCGGTACCCAAACCCAGGGTTTTCGAATAACTAGTATCGGTTTTGAACATCCTATATGCTCTgctgattcaatatttcagagcAAAGGGAAGAACCAGATTGAATGGAGCAATATCCACCACCTTCGAATTTCATTCAACTTGGTTCAAAATATTACCATATATTTGAAGTTGTGTGTTTTCTATTTTCGAGAATTATAGTGGAAATTCGCGGATACATTGGAGACGGACGGAACCCAGGaagtaacaaaaacaaaacaaaattcttaaGCGTATCAATTTTCggcgaaaaattaataaataaacatgaaaacattaaaaaaatatatataaacaacTAAAAATAGACACAATCAGATTTCGGCAATATAAGGTGTAATTTATTAATTACCAGACAGTCTGTTATCAACCTTAGCGAAGTTATTATcaactaaataaatatattgacaaaaacaTAAACATTAGAAAAAACATTATACTAAAGCGCAAATCAAGACTGATTAGATtttgcagaatgtgtttggcggTTAAAAGTTCAAATCTtctcccgcaaaatattatataccaCACATGTGCTATATTCGTATAATTGCGATAATCTTCAAAAGAGAGCGAATATGCAAAATTCGTAAAAAATGGGGAAAATCTGTTTTTCCCCAGCTCACTTGAGATGAGCCTCAAGATTTGTTTACAGCAATGCAAATAATGGAATTGACCTTCAAGTGAGATAAAGCTGCTGTCACTATTCCAATACAATGCTTGGGAGAAATTAGGAACAAATCTTTAGATGAATTGATGGGAGCGAACTATACGAGTAGACACAATCAGTCATATATGAATGTACAATAAGTAGGCCTGACTATGCTAAGATGGCATGTGATTGCTCTTTAATTGAATGACTACACAACGAAAGTGACTAGTATAAGTATAGAGGTCTTATAGTGAAGACTAAATTCTAAAACGGATTTAAAACTAGCAAATTCAGTATGATCGAAATAACATTGAGGCAATTGACGGTAGTTTGTGttatattgattttttgttttctacaaGTGagttgaatataaaaaaaatcgaaaattaaaactcaatttaatttaatattaattttgaatttagtcAAGCGAATGTGGTGTCATAACAACACCTGTTGTCAGTGATGATAGCAAAGCCGATTTTGAACGTGAGGCTCATCTTGAGACTGAAGAATTTTTGAATAACATATTCACTGCTCAGATTGATTTCTTCAATAAACTAAAGAAATCCTTGCAACCCGATACCAAGAGATATAAAGATTTTGAAGTTTTCGTGAATCGATTGGAATTGGCCAAACAAGAAAAGGATTTGGAGAAAAAGGATGTTATGTATTGGGAAACTTTTCAACAGGTATTTTTTACACAATCTAAAGTTTTGAATAATACCAATGACCCcctatatatattttagtttaataaatCCCCATTACTTTTAAATGAGCCTTCGGAAACGGGCATGAGTGATGATGATTATCAAAAGGCTTTGACCGATAATGGGTTTAaggaacttttaaaaaatttctttgctgatGTGGCTGTATACTTTTGGAAAATGGCTAAAGCTAGTGGCAAAGTTGTGGAGACAGCTATGGATGAGTATATAGAAGaaatgaaaaaatcgaaaagtctgATGTAGGCTGAAAAGTGAAATAGTATTGAATTTAGTTGTACATACTAGACTTaagttatttttttgaaaatataaattaaaagcaaaaatctatttaagaaaacttttgaatACTGTTTGAAAAGTGAAGCCGATGCAACAAAagcaactgaatatttttcagaaaatttcaaaaactttattgtaatcagaatcaaaatgtcgtattttcgacattttctaattgttaaaaatcgatttttcgtcTTTTTGTAATTTGACCTTAGAAAAGTTAAAGCACGATAATGTGGATAATGTGGAGCCCGATATATTTTCAGGCTCagttagacaattcagtccattgtggtaaggGTTGTAGCTAGCTAGAACCAACAAGGCGCctcttaaattttttcaacatttttagaaatttaactttttaaacattttaacgaGCACACATTCACCTTTCTGGTGAATTTTCAACatacttaaaatttcttatattaatcatttttttttttcattatttctccttaataaaaatatattttttttatatttttaatttactgcCTTTAGGAGGTCCTCCTgcatttttaggatttttatcaAATGTCCTTTCATTTCCAGTTAGACCTTTTCATTAAAGTTCGATTGGTCGATCGTTTTAGATCTTTTAGATTTTCGATTTTCGTATCCCTAAATTGGCGTGATGgatcatttggttgaaatctaaaCGATCCAAAACTTTCACCGaaccaaaaaatttcttttctgggaaacgaaattttagaccaacgaagATTCCATTTGTTGTTAAAGTTGGCTAAACAAAATTCGTTGAGAACAGACGTAGGGCTCTAAATCCATTTTAAATCCATTCTATTTTTGTGTATGTtacttaaatgaactaaaaaagagaaaaattatgtaaaactaAAGCATAATGGTTCAGGATTTCGATAAATTGTTAAACTTTGCCACAAATTCTCCAATCTGGcttaagacatttttgcaattttgaactccaattttttccctcaaagtacgaaaatttctttaataagtgaaaaaaaatacttatgTCTAATAAACTTTCTTGAATCTTTCGAAAAGTATTTAATTAGTTTTGTGATATCTACTAcagttaagttaaaattttccacaattcatttgttttgttttgttgttgttgtttttctttttttttttcgttaatcattgttgttatttttgatttcagcttaaaaccatacattgactaaactacaagtgtagcttaacagaggaaaagaatgtttgtcaaatttatttgggcaaagccctatagactgcaagatggttggaattaccacattcctcatcagcatcctctacttgcagcaaaactatcatccaattatcagaataaattcaggcagttcactaaacacaAAAGTTaatcacacttgaaccttccgaaaaagggtttacacgatagccgg encodes:
- the LOC142224636 gene encoding uncharacterized protein LOC142224636 codes for the protein MIEITLRQLTVVCVILIFCFLQSSECGVITTPVVSDDSKADFEREAHLETEEFLNNIFTAQIDFFNKLKKSLQPDTKRYKDFEVFVNRLELAKQEKDLEKKDVMYWETFQQFNKSPLLLNEPSETGMSDDDYQKALTDNGFKELLKNFFADVAVYFWKMAKASGKVVETAMDEYIEEMKKSKSLM